The Punica granatum isolate Tunisia-2019 chromosome 4, ASM765513v2, whole genome shotgun sequence genome has a window encoding:
- the LOC116203211 gene encoding probable uridine nucleosidase 2 isoform X2: MAIFVALRSPEVEVIGLTTVYGNVYTTLATRNALHLLEIAGRTDIPVAEGSHVTITNGTKLRIADFVHGADGLGNQNFPPPNGKPIEQSAVDFLIEQANLYPGEVTVVALGPLTNVALAIERDPSFAKKIGQIVLLGGAFSVNGNVNPAAEANIFGDPDAADVVFTSGADVLAVGINVTHQVIMTDADREKLARSGGKFAQYLCRILDVYFAYHREAYFMNGVYLHDPTAILAAINPSLVTITEGVVRVQTTGITGGLTILYNRQKRFAEVTEWSDKPVVKVAVTVDAHAVVKLMMERLMDS, from the exons ATGGCAATATTTGTGGCATTGAGATCACCAGAAGTGGAGGTTATTGGGCTTACGACTGTATATGGGAATGTTTACACGACACTAGCAACTAGAAATGCCTTGCATTTG TTGGAGATTGCAGGAAGGACTGATATCCCTGTAGCCGAAGGATCCCATGTTACGATAACT AATGGTACGAAGCTTCGGATTGCTGATTTTGTGCATGGTGCCGATGGACTTGGAAATCAAAACTTCCCTCCACCAAATGGGAAGCCAATAGAACAGTCAGCAGTTGATTTTCTCATTGAGCAAGCAAACCTTTACCCTGGTGAAGTGACTGTGGTGGCACTGGGCCCACTCACGAACGTCGCGCTG GCCATAGAACGAGACCCATCCTTTGCGAAAAAGATCGGGCAGATTGTTCTTCTCGGTGGAGCTTTTTCTGTCAACGGCAACGTCAACCCTGCTGCAGAAGCAAAT ATATTTGGTGATCCAGATGCTGCCGATGTTGTTTTCACCAGTGGAGCAGATGTTTTAGCCGTGGGGATAAATGTTACACATCAGGTTATCATGACAG ATGCTGATCGGGAAAAGCTGGCACGGTCAGGTGGGAAGTTTGCTCAGTATCTGTGCCGGATTCTGGATGTTTACTTTGCTTATCATCGCGAAGCTTACTTTATGAACG GAGTTTACCTTCACGACCCCACTGCGATTCTTGCAGCAATCAATCCTTCACTCGTAACTATCACCGAGGGGGTAGTTAGAGTCCAAACCACTGGCATCACCGGGGGTCTTACGATCTTGTATAACAGGCAGAAAAG GTTTGCTGAAGTCACAGAATGGTCGGATAAACCAGTGGTGAAGGTCGCAGTGACAGTTGATGCTCATGCTGTCGTCAAGTTGATGATGGAGCGGCTCATGGATTCGTGA
- the LOC116203208 gene encoding inositol 1,3,4-trisphosphate 5/6-kinase 4 isoform X1 codes for MEKSGVRGLVLDDSVLVAAGEAGSATQPRPGAESLLRHLRHSGIPTRIACGEDLPAEKLCLLKKMAASYSFECFALDVASTELGGAFNDGEGCVIYVISSSKKDVCTSLNHCNLLTIVLLDIHGESQSPSLLYINTLGELPLTLCNLIKQVAGSNLLKVGYIMKPSRAEDFAKRGAFPMYPTQNGQIFVPLSFDLPLVSQLQEVDVVLHKATDEIISVDLSNSSQISKITYSRGIQELKRYAEDHPECCIIDPFDNVSPVLDRLEIQQILRGLEDLNTEGHCKIRGPYFLKVDDFNEQGLVPHLSEAKLSLPFIVKPQVACGVADSHSMAIVFRNEDIKELKVPLPAIIQEYVDHSSTLYKFYVLGERIFHAVKRSIPNAPVLMKLSESNGLKPLAFDSLKSLPTATGDNGDFMANARTLDLDLVNTAAKWLMGKLKLTIFGFDVVVEERGGDHVIVDLNYLPSFKEVPDDIAIPAFWDAIKSKFESRRG; via the exons atggAGAAGAGTGGAGTGAGAGGACTGGTACTGGATGATTCGGTCCTCGTCGCCGCCGGAGAAGCCGGTTCCGCTACGCAGCCGCGACCGGGAGCTGAATCTCTTCTCCGCCACCTCCGGCACTCCGGAATCCCTACG AGAATCGCATGCGGAGAGGATCTTCCAGCTGAGAAG CTTTGTCTTCTGAAAAAGATGGCAGCTTCATACTCCTTTGAGTGTTTTGCCTTGGATGTAGCTTCCACGGAACTCGGGGGAGCCTTCAATGATGGTGAAGGGTGTGTTATATATGTCATCTCCAGCAGTAAGAAGGATGTCTGCACGAGCCTCAATCATTGCAACTTATTGACCATAGTTCTGT TAGATATTCACGGCGAGTCTCAGAGTCCAAGTTTGCTCTACATCAATACCCTCGGGGAACTACCTCTGACCCTTTGCAACTTGATTAAACAA GTAGCTGGCAGTAATCTACTAAAAGTTGGCTATATTATGAAGCCCTCTCGTGCAGAAGATTTTGCCAAG AGGGGGGCATTCCCAATGTATCCTACTCAAAATGGACAAATATTTGTTCCTCTCAGTTTTGACCTCCCGTTGGTTTCTCAACTACAAGAGGTTGACGTAGTTCTTCATAAAGCCACTGATGAAATTATATCCGTTGACTTGAGTAACTCTTCACAAATAAGCAAAATTACTTACAGCAGAGGTATACAGGAATTGAAAAG GTACGCGGAAGATCATCCTGAGTGTTGCATCATCGATCCATTTGACAATGTTTCCCCTGTACTGGATCGTTTAGAAATTCAACAAATTTTGCGTGGACTAGAGGATCTCAACACAGAAGGTCACTGCAAAATAAGGGGCCCCTATTTTCTCAAG GTTGATGACTTTAATGAGCAAGGATTAGTGCCACATCTTTCAGAAGCAAAATTATCTCTTCCTTTCATTGTGAAGCCCCAAGTTGCCTGTGGTGTAGCTGATTCTCATAGTATG GCAATTGTATTTAGGAATGAAGACATCAAGGAATTGAAAGTCCCTCTCCCTGCAATTATTCAG GAATATGTTGATCATTCATCTACTTTATATAAATTCTATGTCCTTGGGGAGAGAATCTTCCATGCAGTGAAGAGATCGATACCAAATGCACCTGTGCTTATGAAATTATCTGAAAGCAACGGTCTGAAACCTTTAGCTTTTGACAG CCTAAAATCTCTACCTACTGCCACGGGGGATAATGGAGACTTTATGGCTAATGCTCGGACTCTTGATCTTGATCTGGTCAATACTGCTGCGAAGTGGCTGATGGGCAAACTTAAACTTACTATCTTTGGCTTTGATGTTGTT GTTGAGGAAAGAGGCGGAGATCATGTCATTGTGGATCTGAACTATCTTCCATCGTTCAAGGAGGTTCCTGATGACATCGCCATACCTGCCTTTTGGGATGCTATCAAGTCAAAGTTCGAGTCAAGGAGAGGatag
- the LOC116202570 gene encoding uncharacterized protein LOC116202570 — protein sequence MKRSSSSSLSSTSASASLKKPSAAPKGAALGLRKKPANARSPLQQLNGVLSCSSGTNASCSSSTSTSIEAPRGCLRFFLPHSSSAKTKAPLSNRNGPLPGTPKSAVATEPKKNTNPSMRGRKSKACSGSGNVVAETLKKNQGFELAELDLSGDSGTNCTPVSKIPSGSRLELGLQCRADENSNSNETRMKTPPIEASASPEIQGCGLNVLSTVKMESGAALLQPCYGAGHVLSGIADKRKCKPRGILTMRDNDSEFNLDVLENANANDDDGSSAVGVCKSSRLYLVPLPGEASIQWLSPCHDRGEEDQKKKSPDQRLEGSVSMSLCSSSPSLSGTGFSSDVFYKSSLTSSATDASSGNSRRGSSALRRSSRGRLLDFKGFGGPMYEVSSPSHMTQIFSTSTSKEGGKSSFYVDRDDTPFSTGSLGSGNVIQTPNSDPASKNPSENLLDSEMNLIGQAFGKVTLSPEHHLSTWDPADLSFRLDYLNTPCNSIDLAQVQKVVDSKAASWVSNTTSDFIPSQDPLRISWRDGLVSRIFEMDEYDCCRCFSDEEGEGFNVKPSNTPGRISGIRDNMKLETDQELEVNSHMQSMYLESLSSDGDRLIASEDSNWNFCCKNHLFAA from the coding sequence ATGAAGagatcttcctcttcttcattatCTTCCACTTCTGCATCGGCTAGCCTGAAGAAGCCCTCTGCAGCGCCGAAAGGAGCAGCCTTGGGGCTGAGGAAGAAGCCGGCGAATGCTCGCAGCCCTCTTCAGCAGCTCAACGGCGTCCTTTCCTGTAGCAGTGGCACCAATgcctcttgttcttcttccacTTCCACCTCAATCGAAGCTCCCAGGGGCTGTCTCAGGTTCTTTCTCCCTCACTCCTCTTCTGCAAAGACAAAAGCCCCTCTTAGTAACAGAAATGGACCTCTCCCCGGAACCCCCAAGTCAGCTGTTGCTACGGAACCCAAGAAAAACACAAACCCGTCAATGCGAGGCAGAAAGTCGAAGGCTTGTTCGGGTTCGGGCAATGTCGTGGCCGAGACATTGAAGAAAAACCAAGGCTTTGAGCTCGCGGAGCTCGACTTATCCGGCGACAGCGGTACAAATTGTACTCCTGTTAGTAAGATTCCTAGTGGATCAAGGTTAGAGTTAGGGCTGCAGTGTAGAGCCGATGAGAATAGTAATAGCAACGAAACTAGAATGAAGACTCCCCCGATCGAAGCTTCTGCGTCGCCTGAGATACAAGGCTGCGGTTTAAATGTGCTCTCGACGGTGAAAATGGAATCAGGGGCAGCCTTACTTCAGCCTTGTTACGGGGCGGGCCATGTCCTTTCTGGAATTGCTGACAAGAGGAAGTGTAAACCGAGGGGCATCCTAACTATGAGAGACAATGATTCGGAATTTAACTTGGACGTTTTGGAGAATGCCAATGCTAATGATGACGATGGGAGTAGCGCTGTTGGGGTCTGCAAGAGTTCACGTCTCTACCTGGTCCCTCTCCCCGGTGAAGCTTCGATTCAGTGGTTATCTCCTTGCCATGACAGGGGTGAGGAGGACCAGAAGAAGAAGTCCCCAGATCAGAGACTAGAAGGATCGGTTTCTATGTCTCTTTGTTCTTCTTCGCCCTCTTTATCGGGTACTGGGTTTTCTTCTGATGTGTTCTATAAGAGTAGTCTGACTAGTAGTGCTACTGATGCTAGTAGTGGCAATAGCAGAAGGGGGAGTTCAGCTCTGAGACGTTCTTCACGAGGCCGCCTCCTCGATTTCAAAGGATTTGGGGGGCCCATGTACGAGGTGTCATCTCCAAGTCACATGACACAGATCTTCTCCACTTCCACTTCAAAGGAGGGGGGAAAGAGCAGTTTTTATGTCGATCGAGATGATACTCCATTCTCCACTGGCTCGCTTGGAAGTGGAAATGTTATCCAAACCCCGAACTCTGACCCAGCATCAAAAAATCCATCGGAGAATCTGTTGGATTCTGAAATGAACTTGATAGGTCAAGCCTTTGGCAAGGTGACCTTGTCTCCCGAGCATCATCTGTCGACATGGGACCCAGCCGATTTGAGTTTTCGGCTTGATTATCTAAACACTCCATGCAATTCCATCGATCTAGCACAAGTTCAAAAGGTTGTAGACAGCAAAGCTGCTTCGTGGGTTTCCAACACTACGTCAGATTTCATACCATCACAGGATCCTCTAAGGATTTCATGGAGGGATGGTCTAGTCAGTCGGATCTTTGAGATGGACGAATACGATTGCTGCAGATGCTTCTCAGACGAAGAGGGGGAAGGCTTTAATGTAAAGCCAAGTAATACTCCTGGGCGGATCAGTGGAATCAGGGATAATATGAAACTTGAAACAGATCAAGAGTTAGAAGTGAATTCTCATATGCAAAGTATGTATTTGGAATCCTTAAGCTCAGATGGAGATCGCTTGATTGCTTCGGAGGATTCCAATTGGAACTTCTGCTGCAAAAACCATTTGTTTGCTGCATAA
- the LOC116203208 gene encoding inositol 1,3,4-trisphosphate 5/6-kinase 4 isoform X2 has product MEKSGVRGLVLDDSVLVAAGEAGSATQPRPGAESLLRHLRHSGIPTRIACGEDLPAEKLCLLKKMAASYSFECFALDVASTELGGAFNDGEGCVIYVISSSKKDVCTSLNHCNLLTIVLYIHGESQSPSLLYINTLGELPLTLCNLIKQVAGSNLLKVGYIMKPSRAEDFAKRGAFPMYPTQNGQIFVPLSFDLPLVSQLQEVDVVLHKATDEIISVDLSNSSQISKITYSRGIQELKRYAEDHPECCIIDPFDNVSPVLDRLEIQQILRGLEDLNTEGHCKIRGPYFLKVDDFNEQGLVPHLSEAKLSLPFIVKPQVACGVADSHSMAIVFRNEDIKELKVPLPAIIQEYVDHSSTLYKFYVLGERIFHAVKRSIPNAPVLMKLSESNGLKPLAFDSLKSLPTATGDNGDFMANARTLDLDLVNTAAKWLMGKLKLTIFGFDVVVEERGGDHVIVDLNYLPSFKEVPDDIAIPAFWDAIKSKFESRRG; this is encoded by the exons atggAGAAGAGTGGAGTGAGAGGACTGGTACTGGATGATTCGGTCCTCGTCGCCGCCGGAGAAGCCGGTTCCGCTACGCAGCCGCGACCGGGAGCTGAATCTCTTCTCCGCCACCTCCGGCACTCCGGAATCCCTACG AGAATCGCATGCGGAGAGGATCTTCCAGCTGAGAAG CTTTGTCTTCTGAAAAAGATGGCAGCTTCATACTCCTTTGAGTGTTTTGCCTTGGATGTAGCTTCCACGGAACTCGGGGGAGCCTTCAATGATGGTGAAGGGTGTGTTATATATGTCATCTCCAGCAGTAAGAAGGATGTCTGCACGAGCCTCAATCATTGCAACTTATTGACCATAGTTCTGT ATATTCACGGCGAGTCTCAGAGTCCAAGTTTGCTCTACATCAATACCCTCGGGGAACTACCTCTGACCCTTTGCAACTTGATTAAACAA GTAGCTGGCAGTAATCTACTAAAAGTTGGCTATATTATGAAGCCCTCTCGTGCAGAAGATTTTGCCAAG AGGGGGGCATTCCCAATGTATCCTACTCAAAATGGACAAATATTTGTTCCTCTCAGTTTTGACCTCCCGTTGGTTTCTCAACTACAAGAGGTTGACGTAGTTCTTCATAAAGCCACTGATGAAATTATATCCGTTGACTTGAGTAACTCTTCACAAATAAGCAAAATTACTTACAGCAGAGGTATACAGGAATTGAAAAG GTACGCGGAAGATCATCCTGAGTGTTGCATCATCGATCCATTTGACAATGTTTCCCCTGTACTGGATCGTTTAGAAATTCAACAAATTTTGCGTGGACTAGAGGATCTCAACACAGAAGGTCACTGCAAAATAAGGGGCCCCTATTTTCTCAAG GTTGATGACTTTAATGAGCAAGGATTAGTGCCACATCTTTCAGAAGCAAAATTATCTCTTCCTTTCATTGTGAAGCCCCAAGTTGCCTGTGGTGTAGCTGATTCTCATAGTATG GCAATTGTATTTAGGAATGAAGACATCAAGGAATTGAAAGTCCCTCTCCCTGCAATTATTCAG GAATATGTTGATCATTCATCTACTTTATATAAATTCTATGTCCTTGGGGAGAGAATCTTCCATGCAGTGAAGAGATCGATACCAAATGCACCTGTGCTTATGAAATTATCTGAAAGCAACGGTCTGAAACCTTTAGCTTTTGACAG CCTAAAATCTCTACCTACTGCCACGGGGGATAATGGAGACTTTATGGCTAATGCTCGGACTCTTGATCTTGATCTGGTCAATACTGCTGCGAAGTGGCTGATGGGCAAACTTAAACTTACTATCTTTGGCTTTGATGTTGTT GTTGAGGAAAGAGGCGGAGATCATGTCATTGTGGATCTGAACTATCTTCCATCGTTCAAGGAGGTTCCTGATGACATCGCCATACCTGCCTTTTGGGATGCTATCAAGTCAAAGTTCGAGTCAAGGAGAGGatag
- the LOC116203699 gene encoding uncharacterized protein LOC116203699: MEGLIPIVYRAIKRTQTRRQYECLSSSAAQTYNIADFYPASSYGMPDTNAYTNGDLKAVGVGAGGRLSNGHRRYNSLGDFSFSQDDREFDTGVRMKKQQQQQQLVRFRSHRMFSCITGQT, translated from the coding sequence ATGGAAGGTCTGATTCCGATCGTTTACAGGGCGATCAAGCGCACGCAAACCCGCCGCCAGTACGAGTGTCTCTCCTCAAGTGCTGCCCAGACATACAATATTGCCGACTTCTATCCTGCCAGCAGTTACGGTATGCCCGATACCAATGCATATACGAATGGCGACCTTAAGGCTGTGGGCGTGGGAGCTGGTGGCAGGTTAAGTAATGGGCACCGCAGGTACAACTCTCTCGGGGATTTCTCATTCTCCCAGGATGACCGGGAGTTCGACACGGGCGTCAGGAtgaagaagcagcagcagcagcagcagctcgTGAGGTTCCGGAGCCATAGGATGTTCTCCTGCATAACAGGGCAAACATAG
- the LOC116203208 gene encoding inositol 1,3,4-trisphosphate 5/6-kinase 4 isoform X3, with amino-acid sequence MEKSGVRGLVLDDSVLVAAGEAGSATQPRPGAESLLRHLRHSGIPTRIACGEDLPAEKLCLLKKMAASYSFECFALDVASTELGGAFNDGEGCVIYVISSSKKDVCTSLNHCNLLTIVLLDIHGESQSPSLLYINTLGELPLTLCNLIKQVAGSNLLKVGYIMKPSRAEDFAKVDDFNEQGLVPHLSEAKLSLPFIVKPQVACGVADSHSMAIVFRNEDIKELKVPLPAIIQEYVDHSSTLYKFYVLGERIFHAVKRSIPNAPVLMKLSESNGLKPLAFDSLKSLPTATGDNGDFMANARTLDLDLVNTAAKWLMGKLKLTIFGFDVVVEERGGDHVIVDLNYLPSFKEVPDDIAIPAFWDAIKSKFESRRG; translated from the exons atggAGAAGAGTGGAGTGAGAGGACTGGTACTGGATGATTCGGTCCTCGTCGCCGCCGGAGAAGCCGGTTCCGCTACGCAGCCGCGACCGGGAGCTGAATCTCTTCTCCGCCACCTCCGGCACTCCGGAATCCCTACG AGAATCGCATGCGGAGAGGATCTTCCAGCTGAGAAG CTTTGTCTTCTGAAAAAGATGGCAGCTTCATACTCCTTTGAGTGTTTTGCCTTGGATGTAGCTTCCACGGAACTCGGGGGAGCCTTCAATGATGGTGAAGGGTGTGTTATATATGTCATCTCCAGCAGTAAGAAGGATGTCTGCACGAGCCTCAATCATTGCAACTTATTGACCATAGTTCTGT TAGATATTCACGGCGAGTCTCAGAGTCCAAGTTTGCTCTACATCAATACCCTCGGGGAACTACCTCTGACCCTTTGCAACTTGATTAAACAA GTAGCTGGCAGTAATCTACTAAAAGTTGGCTATATTATGAAGCCCTCTCGTGCAGAAGATTTTGCCAAG GTTGATGACTTTAATGAGCAAGGATTAGTGCCACATCTTTCAGAAGCAAAATTATCTCTTCCTTTCATTGTGAAGCCCCAAGTTGCCTGTGGTGTAGCTGATTCTCATAGTATG GCAATTGTATTTAGGAATGAAGACATCAAGGAATTGAAAGTCCCTCTCCCTGCAATTATTCAG GAATATGTTGATCATTCATCTACTTTATATAAATTCTATGTCCTTGGGGAGAGAATCTTCCATGCAGTGAAGAGATCGATACCAAATGCACCTGTGCTTATGAAATTATCTGAAAGCAACGGTCTGAAACCTTTAGCTTTTGACAG CCTAAAATCTCTACCTACTGCCACGGGGGATAATGGAGACTTTATGGCTAATGCTCGGACTCTTGATCTTGATCTGGTCAATACTGCTGCGAAGTGGCTGATGGGCAAACTTAAACTTACTATCTTTGGCTTTGATGTTGTT GTTGAGGAAAGAGGCGGAGATCATGTCATTGTGGATCTGAACTATCTTCCATCGTTCAAGGAGGTTCCTGATGACATCGCCATACCTGCCTTTTGGGATGCTATCAAGTCAAAGTTCGAGTCAAGGAGAGGatag
- the LOC116203211 gene encoding probable uridine nucleosidase 2 isoform X1 codes for MAAKPKKLIIDTDPGIDDAMAIFVALRSPEVEVIGLTTVYGNVYTTLATRNALHLLEIAGRTDIPVAEGSHVTITNGTKLRIADFVHGADGLGNQNFPPPNGKPIEQSAVDFLIEQANLYPGEVTVVALGPLTNVALAIERDPSFAKKIGQIVLLGGAFSVNGNVNPAAEANIFGDPDAADVVFTSGADVLAVGINVTHQVIMTDADREKLARSGGKFAQYLCRILDVYFAYHREAYFMNGVYLHDPTAILAAINPSLVTITEGVVRVQTTGITGGLTILYNRQKRFAEVTEWSDKPVVKVAVTVDAHAVVKLMMERLMDS; via the exons ATGGCCGCGAAGCCGAAGAAACTGATCATCGACACCGACCCCGGCATCG ATGATGCCATGGCAATATTTGTGGCATTGAGATCACCAGAAGTGGAGGTTATTGGGCTTACGACTGTATATGGGAATGTTTACACGACACTAGCAACTAGAAATGCCTTGCATTTG TTGGAGATTGCAGGAAGGACTGATATCCCTGTAGCCGAAGGATCCCATGTTACGATAACT AATGGTACGAAGCTTCGGATTGCTGATTTTGTGCATGGTGCCGATGGACTTGGAAATCAAAACTTCCCTCCACCAAATGGGAAGCCAATAGAACAGTCAGCAGTTGATTTTCTCATTGAGCAAGCAAACCTTTACCCTGGTGAAGTGACTGTGGTGGCACTGGGCCCACTCACGAACGTCGCGCTG GCCATAGAACGAGACCCATCCTTTGCGAAAAAGATCGGGCAGATTGTTCTTCTCGGTGGAGCTTTTTCTGTCAACGGCAACGTCAACCCTGCTGCAGAAGCAAAT ATATTTGGTGATCCAGATGCTGCCGATGTTGTTTTCACCAGTGGAGCAGATGTTTTAGCCGTGGGGATAAATGTTACACATCAGGTTATCATGACAG ATGCTGATCGGGAAAAGCTGGCACGGTCAGGTGGGAAGTTTGCTCAGTATCTGTGCCGGATTCTGGATGTTTACTTTGCTTATCATCGCGAAGCTTACTTTATGAACG GAGTTTACCTTCACGACCCCACTGCGATTCTTGCAGCAATCAATCCTTCACTCGTAACTATCACCGAGGGGGTAGTTAGAGTCCAAACCACTGGCATCACCGGGGGTCTTACGATCTTGTATAACAGGCAGAAAAG GTTTGCTGAAGTCACAGAATGGTCGGATAAACCAGTGGTGAAGGTCGCAGTGACAGTTGATGCTCATGCTGTCGTCAAGTTGATGATGGAGCGGCTCATGGATTCGTGA